AAACAAAACAAACGGCATCAGCGCCCGTTTCTCCTAAAAGAAGACTTGTTTCATATGTCGATGACACAATTGTATCTGACGAAGAACCCTTGTCACCAAGCACTGAAAATCAAGATGACATGAGGAGACTGTCAATGGAGACTGACACCGATGAGGCCATTCCTCGCTCAGAACCCGAGGACTCAGAAGATGGCGTTCTTATACCTCCCGAGCCTCAGGGGAAATGTCCAAAGGAATTACAAGACACAATAGCTAAATTTTACAGCCGCATGATGACAGAAGGCCTAgacatgaataaaattatacaagataAAAAGAACTTTAGAAATCCTAGTATATATGAAAAACTTATACAGTTTTGTGATATAAATGAGTTAGATACTAACTATCCCCCAGAAATATATGATCCTCTCAAGTGGGGTAAAGAATCATACTATGATGAACTTGCAAAAGTACAGAAATTAGAAATGGAGAAACGGGAGAAagagaaaaaagataaaatgtcaaagttcgatttcatctCTGGTGTAGCCAAGAAGTCAGACAGTGATGAAGataaaaaacgaaaatcaaAATGGGATCAAGCTGCACCAAATGTTGCTAACAAACCAAGCATCAAGCAACCAGGCCTACTCCAGCAACCACTCACCAGCAATGTTACGGGGACTAAAGGCACAGTCATTTCTGCATTTGGATCCATTgcaaaaaaagcaaaaatatgACCTAAAATGAAACGTTTCCAACcacattcttaaattaaataattataaataaaacaagtaaaacaTGTCTTTGCtttattacctatttttatCAATGTCATACACCTTTTTAAGTCAAAAAAGGTAAAAAACGAATATTGCATACTCTACAACAAAATCACAACTTATAAATTATCCCTTTATTTGGAGCCtctcctaaaaataaataataatcaatgttttccttcactgcagagtaaaagataaattataaaatagaaaacatgTCCATACACAAAAGCTGATGCTGTGTGTgtccaaattaaatttttgacaatattatgttttctttcGAATTACATAAGTTTCATTACcaaaacatatataacaaatatagatattaatatattactataaagtaatactattttaaaacagCTACATATTGTggctataattaaataatttttccaaaataatattgttctttCTGTTTCTGGCCGATGCATTTTTCAGGAATTAAAAGACTTGTGACATTCGTTTTCTCTATTCTAAGAAATAACATGATACAAGCGGATTAACCACACTCTCACACATGCGAAGTATGCTGTTAGTACCGCAACATGCGCGAAAAaaaagcgactttatttttaatttatcacaacATTAGACAAacgatttattgttaatttaatagtttaagtaGTACCAATATCGTAGAGTTATTTTAAATCCAATAACCAATTAAATtttctcaataatatttaacgaaattaaGCCTGCGCAATCCGCAAGAGACTATGCGAGAGTATGTAGGTAGCATTAGAACatgaaaaatattgtgttttgtgAAACAGTTCACAGTAGTGAAATTTTATGATGTAGttgactataaaaaaattatataatttttagtgaATACTGCGCCGTCGATTCTTTCCATAAACTTTAGTGATGCCAATAAAGTATCTGTTAAAATCACTACTCGTACTTCATCACCCGTAAGGGAATGAAGTGAGGGGGGCGTTGAAAATCTATATAAACACAACAAACCTTTGTTCGCGAATGAAAATTGTTTATACGATTTGTCAGTTTTGAGTGCCCGACATTAGTGCGTTGACATTGTGTTGTAGGtcgttttttttcaattttctctCTCGAAAATGGCTGAGGCACCTGAGGGTGATCCCATGCCTTCTTCCAGCGAGAATACTGAATATATAATCGAATCAAATCTCAAAGACGACGAAGGGCCTTCGCCTAAAAAGCGTAAAACTGTACTAATAGAAAATGAGCAGATTGAAAAGTTGGAGAATCGACTGGGGGGCATATTGTGTTGCGCAGTTTGTCTGGACTTGCCGCAGGCGGCCGTGTATCAGGTATTTCAAAACAGCTGATAGCCACTTATTTGTCTCATCagctgttttaaatttttattgttttacataaaataagatGTTGCGTTGCGATAACAAAAGTTTCCgatttcgtaatatttatttttagttataaaatttatataattcaagttGTGGTTTGTAATTGATCAACTACGATGGCATCATTTGGAAATTTTGTGCTgtgtaagattattttattcgaatcaTCCTGATgtgttttagttattattttgtgaaattGTCGACggatattatgattaatttaaaataaattgcgaCTATAGACTTCCATGTACTCTTTGCATAGTtaagttattacatttttgttacGGTTAAGAGTCTGTGATATTGTATTGATACAGTTTATTAGTGTATGATCTCATCATTAATGGAATTATGTAGTATGTACATTTTTGTAGCATTTcacgtcaataaatatttatttgtgaaatgtAGTTCTTTCTTTGAAACACCTTAGAAGTACCCCATTCCTAACCcacagaattaaaattaaaattgtatgctAAAACTACTCGTTTTTCAAGTTTCAAGATTAGCTATCAAGACGAGTAACATTTATAAAGAATACTAAGTGCAAATTTCAGTAGGTGTATTATGTAACTTCTAACAACAATACAAATCAATTTATCATTATGTTGTTTATGCGACTGgaaatagattaattaaaaaagagtattaaatagtttacggtcagtaacagataaaatattgaagTTTTTATTATCTGAATCTTTATAGTTTGATTTCAGGGTCCACAAAT
The window above is part of the Vanessa tameamea isolate UH-Manoa-2023 chromosome 18, ilVanTame1 primary haplotype, whole genome shotgun sequence genome. Proteins encoded here:
- the LOC113401039 gene encoding SAP30-binding protein — translated: MTSQALASLTATYTDSEGEEDMEDGQQTPDKEEPSITQSLPTSPKNVDETKQTASAPVSPKRRLVSYVDDTIVSDEEPLSPSTENQDDMRRLSMETDTDEAIPRSEPEDSEDGVLIPPEPQGKCPKELQDTIAKFYSRMMTEGLDMNKIIQDKKNFRNPSIYEKLIQFCDINELDTNYPPEIYDPLKWGKESYYDELAKVQKLEMEKREKEKKDKMSKFDFISGVAKKSDSDEDKKRKSKWDQAAPNVANKPSIKQPGLLQQPLTSNVTGTKGTVISAFGSIAKKAKI